The Clarias gariepinus isolate MV-2021 ecotype Netherlands chromosome 4, CGAR_prim_01v2, whole genome shotgun sequence genome window below encodes:
- the LOC128520816 gene encoding uncharacterized protein C18orf63-like isoform X2 produces MTGYHEQCLFFAPVPDLKTLYSVFLSFHSFLSQADEGELRNRQVKTCRELLHLYADLIASPVLGSYGGIRVIMAITFFNRGIIQGYARIHSLQISSPERVLPSILQMCLSYSLTARLAPNWNKAGQYSIAGKDFLTDASKRIAVVMELSVSETELCVSVEATTVRLPPVTLKDFDVPALVMESFLNNKETVLQTKTPNNWCYILPSMKKGQVISIRRTLPPDCPFQTYDELQSHWNNMYGYYLPPLNEDEVVYCSLYFKPLGEKLFTYPLCCIRIQPVQCFPRVNLQGALRAFVSDVRSLIENVCGFTAQMTSKPYYHTTSLSRPSLQDSLALPANLTSKSSSRLVLTQLPNVSSPERVPLSQLAFSPWPLSQPVSLRHNIRHSATSSVRGTPQIPNPILQSSHRKFTSSFSSGQSFSSSSSVSANPPSPSSSQRAIQRPKLVPVFTNKSLSRHVNITKILAEKQQQKQVEAHRVLDSAVKRPSCSPLSSAPTLPRVSLPYFKKRKRDHGVYASTTAQSGFQTQPAHPANSDIKTGGEVFESHAKKAKVKVHEMDVVKYARRNQLAKINAATLQSWLKGQGITVRSKDKKDDLMSKVMQCLSEP; encoded by the exons ATGACTGGATACCATGAACAGTGTCTGTTCTTTGCCCCTGTACCAGACCTGAAGACACTCtacagtgtttttctttcatttcacaGTTTTTTATCTCAAGCAGATGAAGGAGAGCTGAGAAACAGACAGGTGAAGACCTGCAG AGAGCTTTTGCACTTATATGCCGATCTTATTGCGTCCCCTGTATTGGGTTCTTATGGTGGGATCAGAGTAATAATGGCT ATAACGTTTTTCAACAGAGGCATCATCCAGGGTTATGCACGAATCCATAGTTTACAG ATCAGCTCTCCTGAAAGAGTTCTGCCTAGCATCCTCCAAATGTGTCTTTCTTACTCCCTCACTGCTCGATTGGCCCCGAACTGGAACAAAGCAGGACAGTACTCAATAGCAG GAAAGGACTTCCTGACTGATGCTAGCAAACGCATTGCTGTTG TCATGGAGCTGAGTGTAAGTGAGACCgaactgtgtgtcagtgtggagGCCACCACTGTAAGACTTCCCCCTGTTACA CTGAAGGACTTTGATGTTCCTGCACTTGTAATGGAAAGCTTTCTGAATAACAAAGAGACAGTCCTTCAGACCAAAACACCAAATAACTGGTGTTACATTCTCCCAAG CATGAAGAAGGGCCAGGTCATTAGCATCCGTCGCACACTGCCACCGGACTGTCCTTTCCAGACTTATGATGAACTTCAGAGTCACTGGAACAACATg tacgGCTACTATCTACCTCCACTGAACGAGGATGAGGTGGTGTACTGCAGTTTGTATTTTAAACCTCTTGGTGAGAAGCTTTTCAC GTATCCATTATGTTGTATTCGCATTCAGCCAGTACAGTGTTTTCCCCGAGTGAATCTGCAGGGGGCGCTCAGAGCATTTGTTTCAGATGTCAGAAGCCTCATAGAGAATGTTTGTGGCTTTACAGCCCAAATGACCAGCAAACCTTACTACCATACTACTAGTCTAAGCAGACCTAGCTTACAG GACTCTCTGGCTTTACCTGCTAACCTGACCTCCAAGAGCTCTAGCAGACTTGTCCTGACCCAGCTCCCTAATGTCTCCTCTCCAGAGAGGGTGCCTCTTTCTCAGCTAGCATTTTCTCCCTGGCCCCTAAGTCAGCCAGTCAGTCTGAGGCATAACATCAGGCATTCAGCTACATCCAGTGTACGTGGGACTCCTCAAATCCCCAACCCCATTTTGCAGTCCTCTCATCGCAAGTTCACATCATCCTTCTCCTCCGGTCAGTCTTTCTCATCTTCCTCGTCTGTATCTGCTAACCCACCTTCGCCTAGCAGCTCTCAGCGTGCTATACAGAGACCCAAACTAGTGCCTGTCTTCACAAATAAGTCACTGAGCCGTCATGTTAACATTACAAAGATCCTGGCTGAGAAACAACAACAGAAGCAGGTAGAAGCACACCGTGTTCTTGACAGTGCAGTAAAAAGACCCTCCTGTTCTCCTTTATCCTCTGCACCGACACTTCCCAGGGTGTCTCTGCCATATTTTAAGAAGCGTAAAAGAGATCACGGTGTCTATGCATCCACAACAGCACAATCAGGCTTTCAAACTCAACCTGCTCATCCTGCTAACTCTGATATCAAAACAGGG GGCGAAGTGTTTGAGTCACATGCAAAGAAAGCCAAAGTTAAAGTACACGAAATGGATGTGGTGAAGTATGCAAGAAGGAATCAG CTGGCAAAGATCAATGCAGCGACTCTTCAGTCATGGCTCAAAGGCCAAGGGATCACCGTACGTTCAAAGGACAAAAAGGACGATCTGATGTCAAAGGTCATGCAGTGCCTGAGTGAACCATGA
- the LOC128520816 gene encoding uncharacterized protein C18orf63-like isoform X1: MCLSYSLTARLAPNWNKAGQYSIAGKDFLTDASKRIAVVMELSVSETELCVSVEATTVRLPPVTLKDFDVPALVMESFLNNKETVLQTKTPNNWCYILPSMKKGQVISIRRTLPPDCPFQTYDELQSHWNNMYGYYLPPLNEDEVVYCSLYFKPLGEKLFTYPLCCIRIQPVQCFPRVNLQGALRAFVSDVRSLIENVCGFTAQMTSKPYYHTTSLSRPSLQDSLALPANLTSKSSSRLVLTQLPNVSSPERVPLSQLAFSPWPLSQPVSLRHNIRHSATSSVRGTPQIPNPILQSSHRKFTSSFSSGQSFSSSSSVSANPPSPSSSQRAIQRPKLVPVFTNKSLSRHVNITKILAEKQQQKQVEAHRVLDSAVKRPSCSPLSSAPTLPRVSLPYFKKRKRDHGVYASTTAQSGFQTQPAHPANSDIKTGGEVFESHAKKAKVKVHEMDVVKYARRNQLAKINAATLQSWLKGQGITVRSKDKKDDLMSKVMQCLSEP, translated from the exons ATGTGTCTTTCTTACTCCCTCACTGCTCGATTGGCCCCGAACTGGAACAAAGCAGGACAGTACTCAATAGCAG GAAAGGACTTCCTGACTGATGCTAGCAAACGCATTGCTGTTG TCATGGAGCTGAGTGTAAGTGAGACCgaactgtgtgtcagtgtggagGCCACCACTGTAAGACTTCCCCCTGTTACA CTGAAGGACTTTGATGTTCCTGCACTTGTAATGGAAAGCTTTCTGAATAACAAAGAGACAGTCCTTCAGACCAAAACACCAAATAACTGGTGTTACATTCTCCCAAG CATGAAGAAGGGCCAGGTCATTAGCATCCGTCGCACACTGCCACCGGACTGTCCTTTCCAGACTTATGATGAACTTCAGAGTCACTGGAACAACATg tacgGCTACTATCTACCTCCACTGAACGAGGATGAGGTGGTGTACTGCAGTTTGTATTTTAAACCTCTTGGTGAGAAGCTTTTCAC GTATCCATTATGTTGTATTCGCATTCAGCCAGTACAGTGTTTTCCCCGAGTGAATCTGCAGGGGGCGCTCAGAGCATTTGTTTCAGATGTCAGAAGCCTCATAGAGAATGTTTGTGGCTTTACAGCCCAAATGACCAGCAAACCTTACTACCATACTACTAGTCTAAGCAGACCTAGCTTACAG GACTCTCTGGCTTTACCTGCTAACCTGACCTCCAAGAGCTCTAGCAGACTTGTCCTGACCCAGCTCCCTAATGTCTCCTCTCCAGAGAGGGTGCCTCTTTCTCAGCTAGCATTTTCTCCCTGGCCCCTAAGTCAGCCAGTCAGTCTGAGGCATAACATCAGGCATTCAGCTACATCCAGTGTACGTGGGACTCCTCAAATCCCCAACCCCATTTTGCAGTCCTCTCATCGCAAGTTCACATCATCCTTCTCCTCCGGTCAGTCTTTCTCATCTTCCTCGTCTGTATCTGCTAACCCACCTTCGCCTAGCAGCTCTCAGCGTGCTATACAGAGACCCAAACTAGTGCCTGTCTTCACAAATAAGTCACTGAGCCGTCATGTTAACATTACAAAGATCCTGGCTGAGAAACAACAACAGAAGCAGGTAGAAGCACACCGTGTTCTTGACAGTGCAGTAAAAAGACCCTCCTGTTCTCCTTTATCCTCTGCACCGACACTTCCCAGGGTGTCTCTGCCATATTTTAAGAAGCGTAAAAGAGATCACGGTGTCTATGCATCCACAACAGCACAATCAGGCTTTCAAACTCAACCTGCTCATCCTGCTAACTCTGATATCAAAACAGGG GGCGAAGTGTTTGAGTCACATGCAAAGAAAGCCAAAGTTAAAGTACACGAAATGGATGTGGTGAAGTATGCAAGAAGGAATCAG CTGGCAAAGATCAATGCAGCGACTCTTCAGTCATGGCTCAAAGGCCAAGGGATCACCGTACGTTCAAAGGACAAAAAGGACGATCTGATGTCAAAGGTCATGCAGTGCCTGAGTGAACCATGA
- the LOC128520936 gene encoding cytochrome b5 yields the protein MEKQDSDGKAVKYYRLSEVEEHNSFKSTWIIINHKVYDVTKFLEEHPGGEEVLREQAGGDATESFEDVGHSTDAREMSKTMMIGELHPDDRHKIAKPPESLVTTVREPTSWWTNWMIPLLAAVIVTLMYRIYTTEDA from the exons ATGGAGAAGCAGGACTCGGACGGGAAGGCGGTAAAGTACTACCGCCTGTCTGAGGTGGAGGAACACAACTCGTTTAAAAGTACCTGGATTATCATCAACCACAAAGTGTATGATGTCACCAAATTTCTGGAGGAG CACCCCGGAGGAGAGGAGGTGTTAAGGGAGCAGGCTGGAGGAGACGCCACAGAGAGCTTCGAGGACGTGGGTCACTCCACGGACGCCAGAGAAATGTCCAAGACCATGATGATCGGAGAACTGCATCCG GATGATCGGCATAAGATCGCCAAACCACCC gAATCACTCGTAACTACAGTTCGTGAACCCACAAG CTGGTGGACGAACTGGATGATACCTCTCCTCGCCGCCGTGATCGTCACGCTGATGTACCGTATATATACAACTGAAGATGCATGA